A genome region from Nicotiana tabacum cultivar K326 chromosome 13, ASM71507v2, whole genome shotgun sequence includes the following:
- the LOC107827274 gene encoding uncharacterized protein LOC107827274: MCFSAALALPSIPNLELSSSNSTSNWSGKDEDPNKSQAVKLSLPAYKWRFVIAYDGTRFSGWQYQQSTPTIQCILEEALTTITKLNRKDLCSVGASRTDAGVHALGQVGHFITPFNYETLEGVHQALNGLLPSDIRVREISPAVPEFHARFSVTSKIYCYQVYNSTIMDPFTRHYAYHSTYKLDAAVMRVAAGHFLGKHDFSAFANTSRNDRVPNPVKTIFRFDVVEKGPLLRLEVEGSGFLYRQVRNMVALLLQVGRQAVPPDIVVRILESRDRKELAKYALQVPPHGLCLETINYNEEHLRLPTDSPASSFGRHHSISYCKVPFI, translated from the exons ATGTGTTTTTCAGCAGCTTTGGCACTTCCATCAATTCCCAATCTCGAGCTTTCTTCTTCCAATTCTACCTCT AATTGGAGTGGAAAGGACGAAGATCCAAATAAGAGTCAAGCGGTGAAATTGTCATTACCAGCTTATAAATGGCGCTTTGTTATTGCTTACGACGGTACCAGATTTTCAG GATGGCAGTATCAGCAGTCAACACCTACTATACAGTGCATTCTGGAAGAAGCTCTGACTACAATAACAAAATTAAACCGCAAAGATCTTTGCTCAGTTGGTGCAAGTCGAACAGATGCAGGCGTTCATGCATTGGGTCAG GTGGGACACTTCATTACGCCTTTCAACTATGAAACGCTAGAAGGCGTTCACCAAGCTTTAAATGGTCTTCTTCCTTCTGATATCCGAGTTAGAGAAATCAGCCCTGCGGTGCCTGAATTTCATGCTCGTTTCTCTGTCACAAGCAAGATTTATTGCTACCAAGTGTATAATTCCACTATCATGGACCCATTTACGAGGCACTATGCTTACCATAGCACATATAAACTCGACGCTGCTGTCATGAGAGTGGCTGCAGGGCATTTTTTGGGGAAACATGACTTTTCTGCCTTTGCCAATACATCACGAAATGACCGAGTGCCAAATCCAGTGAAGACAATTTTTCGATTTGATGTTGTTGAAAAG GGACCTCTTTTACGGCTTGAAGTTGAAGGATCTGGTTTCCTATATAGACAAGTTCGGAACATG GTTGCCTTGCTGCTTCAAGTTGGAAGACAAGCAGTTCCACCTGATATTGTTGTTAGGATTTTGGAATCtcgtgataggaaggaacttgcGAAGTATGCCTTGCAAGTTCCACCTCACGGCCTTTGTCTCGAGACTATCAACTATAATGAAGAACATCTCAGACTTCCAACAGATTCCCCTGCAAGTAGTTTTGGTAGGCACCATAGTATAAGCTATTGTAAGGTGCCATTCATATGA
- the LOC107827272 gene encoding uncharacterized protein LOC107827272 isoform X1: MEAKKIIAICQSGGEFVTNEENGTLSYTGGDAYAVDIDEKMNVNAFKQELADTFQFSTEEITIKYFLPGNKKTLITVSKDKDVKRMVNFFKDSEQVEVFVVAEEVVVAPNVSTLPASRSSKTTMSETALSPTTPVDMTHPDDRLMVDTPMDTTPLGTFPSSNDDKHRRAATQWENSITGVDQRFSSFTEFREALHKYSIAHGFTYKYKKNDSHRVTVKCKSEGCPWRIYASRLATTQLICVKKMNKNHTCEGAAVKAGYRATRGWVGSIIKEKLKSSPNYKPKDIATDIKREYGIQLNYSQAWRAKEIAREQLQGSYEEAYSQVPLFCESIMETNAGSLATFAAKEDLSFHRLFVSFHASIYGFQQGCRPLLFLDSTVLYAKYQGTLLAAVGADGNDGVFPVAFAVVDEETDDNWHWFLSELKSAVSTSRPITFVSDFQNGIKESLCDIFSKDCYHGYCLRYLGEKLNKDLHGRFSHEARRLMIQDLYAAAYAPKLDDFEHCVENIKAISPDAYSWVVRSEPDHWANAFFGGARYNHMTSNFGQLFRDWVSDVSELPITQMVDALRGKMMELIYTRRVDSSQWLTRLTPSMEEKLQNETLKARSLQVLHSHGSTFEVRGEAVDIVDIDNWDCSCKAWQLSGLPCCHAIAILECLGRSPYDYCSRYFTTESYCLTYSESINPVPLLEKPVKGEVDMAIVVSPPPTKRPPGRPKMKQPDSVEIIKRQLQCSKCKGLGHNKKTCEKANKIYGSDPLLIAMATEEPEVTA, encoded by the exons ATGGAAGCAAAGAAAATCATTGCAATATGCCAATCTGGTGGTGAATTTGTGACCAATGAGGAAAATGGGACGTTGAGTTACACAGGAGGTGATGCATATGCTGTAGATATTGATGAGAAAATGAATGTGAATGCTTTTAAGCAAGAATTAGCTGACACATTTCAGTTTAGTACTGAGGAGATTACTATAAAGTATTTTCTACCTGGGAATAAAAAGACACTGATCACAGTATCCAAAGATAAGGACGTAAAACGTATGGTCAACTTTTTTAAGGATTCTGAGCAAGTGGAAGTCTTTGTTGTTGCTGAGGAAGTTGTTGTTGCACCAAATGTGTCCACGTTGCCTGCCAGtag GTCCAGCAAGACAACTATGTCCGAGACAGCACTTTCTCCTACTACCCCTGTGGATATGACTCATCCCGATGATCGACTTATGGTTGATACGCCCATGGATACGACACCGTTAGGTACTTTTCCGAGTAGCAATGACGACAAGCACCGTAGGGCAGCTACACAGTGGGAAAACTCCATTACTGGTGTGGACCAAAGATTCAGTAGTTTTACTGAATTTCGTGAAGCCTTACATAAGTACTCGATTGCGCATGGATTtacatataaatataagaagaatgATAGTCACAGAGTAACGGTTAAATGCAAGTCTGAGGGTTGTCCTTGGCGTATATATGCGTCAAGGTTGGCTACTACCCAGCTGATATGTGTTAAGAAAATGAATAAAAACCATACATGTGAAGGAGCTGCCGTGAAAGCCGGATATCGAGCAACAAGGGGATGGGTGGGAAGTATAATTAAGGAAAAGTTGAAGTCTTCTCCTAATTACAAGCCTAAGGATATCGCCACTGACATCAAACGTGAATATGGCATTCAGTTGAACTATTCTCAAGCATGGCGTGCAAAAGAGATTGCAAGAGAGCAACTTCAGGGTTCTTATGAAGAAGCATACAGCCAAGTACCTTTATTCTGTGAGAGTATCATGGAAACTAATGCCGGTAGTCTTGCTACATTTGCCGCAAAGGAGGACTTGAGTTTCCACCGGCTATTTGTCTCGTTTCATGCTTCAATATATGGCTTTCAACAAGGCTGCCGCCCTCTTCTTTTCCTTGATAGCACTGTTCTCTATGCAAAATATCAAGGAACCCTATTGGCTGCCGTGGGTGCAGATGGGAATGATGGTGTCTTTCCAGTAGCCTTTGCAGTTGTAGATGAGGAGACAGACGACAACTGGCATTGGTTTCTTTCTGAACTTAAATCTGCTGTCTCAACTTCTCGACCAATAACATTTGTTTCTGATTTCCAAAATGGTATAAAAGAGTCATTATGTGATATATTCAGCAAAGATTGCTACCATGGTTATTGTCTTCGGTACCTTGGTGAGAAATTAAATAAGGATCTGCATGGGAGGTTTTCACATGAAGCAAGGCGTCTTATGATCCAAGATTTATATGCTGCTGCTTATGCTCCAAAGCTGGATGATTTTGAGCACTGCGTTGAGAACATAAAGGCCATCTCACCCGATGCTTACAGTTGGGTCGTACGAAGTGAGCCTGATCACTGGGCAAATGCCTTTTTCGGAGGGGCGAGGTATAACCACATGACTTCTAACTTTGGACAACTTTTTCGTGATTGGGTATCCGATGTGAGTGAGCTTCCAATTACTCAGATGGTCGATGCCTTACGTGGAAAGATGATGGAACTGATTTATACAAGGCGTGTTGATTCTAGTCAGTGGCTTACAAGATTGACGCCTTCTATGGAAGAAAAGCTTCAGAATGAGACGTTAAAGGCAAGATCACTTCAAGTATTACACTCACATGGGAGCACATTTGAAGTTCGTGGCGAAGCTGTTGATATAGTTGATATTGACAATTGGGATTGTAGTTGCAAAGCATGGCAGCTTAGTGGTTTGCCTTGCTGCCATGCTATTGCTATTCTCGAATGTCTGGGAAGGAGCCCGTATGATTATTGCTCCAGATATTTCACAACTGAGAGCTACTGTTTGACATACTCAGAATCAATCAACCCAGTACCCCTTCTGGAAAAGCCCGTAAAAGGTGAAGTAGACATGGCAATCGTTGTCAGTCCTCCTCCAACAAAACGTCCACCTGGCCGACCAAAGATGAAACAACCGGACTCTGTTGAGATAATTAAACGTCAACTTCAGTGTAGCAAATGCAAGGGCCTCGGCCACAATAAGAAGACATGCGA GAAGGCAAATAAGATTTATGGATCTGATCCTCTACTTATCGCCATGGCAACTGAAGAACCTGAAGTCACTGCATGA
- the LOC107827272 gene encoding uncharacterized protein LOC107827272 isoform X2 has translation MSETALSPTTPVDMTHPDDRLMVDTPMDTTPLGTFPSSNDDKHRRAATQWENSITGVDQRFSSFTEFREALHKYSIAHGFTYKYKKNDSHRVTVKCKSEGCPWRIYASRLATTQLICVKKMNKNHTCEGAAVKAGYRATRGWVGSIIKEKLKSSPNYKPKDIATDIKREYGIQLNYSQAWRAKEIAREQLQGSYEEAYSQVPLFCESIMETNAGSLATFAAKEDLSFHRLFVSFHASIYGFQQGCRPLLFLDSTVLYAKYQGTLLAAVGADGNDGVFPVAFAVVDEETDDNWHWFLSELKSAVSTSRPITFVSDFQNGIKESLCDIFSKDCYHGYCLRYLGEKLNKDLHGRFSHEARRLMIQDLYAAAYAPKLDDFEHCVENIKAISPDAYSWVVRSEPDHWANAFFGGARYNHMTSNFGQLFRDWVSDVSELPITQMVDALRGKMMELIYTRRVDSSQWLTRLTPSMEEKLQNETLKARSLQVLHSHGSTFEVRGEAVDIVDIDNWDCSCKAWQLSGLPCCHAIAILECLGRSPYDYCSRYFTTESYCLTYSESINPVPLLEKPVKGEVDMAIVVSPPPTKRPPGRPKMKQPDSVEIIKRQLQCSKCKGLGHNKKTCEKANKIYGSDPLLIAMATEEPEVTA, from the exons ATGTCCGAGACAGCACTTTCTCCTACTACCCCTGTGGATATGACTCATCCCGATGATCGACTTATGGTTGATACGCCCATGGATACGACACCGTTAGGTACTTTTCCGAGTAGCAATGACGACAAGCACCGTAGGGCAGCTACACAGTGGGAAAACTCCATTACTGGTGTGGACCAAAGATTCAGTAGTTTTACTGAATTTCGTGAAGCCTTACATAAGTACTCGATTGCGCATGGATTtacatataaatataagaagaatgATAGTCACAGAGTAACGGTTAAATGCAAGTCTGAGGGTTGTCCTTGGCGTATATATGCGTCAAGGTTGGCTACTACCCAGCTGATATGTGTTAAGAAAATGAATAAAAACCATACATGTGAAGGAGCTGCCGTGAAAGCCGGATATCGAGCAACAAGGGGATGGGTGGGAAGTATAATTAAGGAAAAGTTGAAGTCTTCTCCTAATTACAAGCCTAAGGATATCGCCACTGACATCAAACGTGAATATGGCATTCAGTTGAACTATTCTCAAGCATGGCGTGCAAAAGAGATTGCAAGAGAGCAACTTCAGGGTTCTTATGAAGAAGCATACAGCCAAGTACCTTTATTCTGTGAGAGTATCATGGAAACTAATGCCGGTAGTCTTGCTACATTTGCCGCAAAGGAGGACTTGAGTTTCCACCGGCTATTTGTCTCGTTTCATGCTTCAATATATGGCTTTCAACAAGGCTGCCGCCCTCTTCTTTTCCTTGATAGCACTGTTCTCTATGCAAAATATCAAGGAACCCTATTGGCTGCCGTGGGTGCAGATGGGAATGATGGTGTCTTTCCAGTAGCCTTTGCAGTTGTAGATGAGGAGACAGACGACAACTGGCATTGGTTTCTTTCTGAACTTAAATCTGCTGTCTCAACTTCTCGACCAATAACATTTGTTTCTGATTTCCAAAATGGTATAAAAGAGTCATTATGTGATATATTCAGCAAAGATTGCTACCATGGTTATTGTCTTCGGTACCTTGGTGAGAAATTAAATAAGGATCTGCATGGGAGGTTTTCACATGAAGCAAGGCGTCTTATGATCCAAGATTTATATGCTGCTGCTTATGCTCCAAAGCTGGATGATTTTGAGCACTGCGTTGAGAACATAAAGGCCATCTCACCCGATGCTTACAGTTGGGTCGTACGAAGTGAGCCTGATCACTGGGCAAATGCCTTTTTCGGAGGGGCGAGGTATAACCACATGACTTCTAACTTTGGACAACTTTTTCGTGATTGGGTATCCGATGTGAGTGAGCTTCCAATTACTCAGATGGTCGATGCCTTACGTGGAAAGATGATGGAACTGATTTATACAAGGCGTGTTGATTCTAGTCAGTGGCTTACAAGATTGACGCCTTCTATGGAAGAAAAGCTTCAGAATGAGACGTTAAAGGCAAGATCACTTCAAGTATTACACTCACATGGGAGCACATTTGAAGTTCGTGGCGAAGCTGTTGATATAGTTGATATTGACAATTGGGATTGTAGTTGCAAAGCATGGCAGCTTAGTGGTTTGCCTTGCTGCCATGCTATTGCTATTCTCGAATGTCTGGGAAGGAGCCCGTATGATTATTGCTCCAGATATTTCACAACTGAGAGCTACTGTTTGACATACTCAGAATCAATCAACCCAGTACCCCTTCTGGAAAAGCCCGTAAAAGGTGAAGTAGACATGGCAATCGTTGTCAGTCCTCCTCCAACAAAACGTCCACCTGGCCGACCAAAGATGAAACAACCGGACTCTGTTGAGATAATTAAACGTCAACTTCAGTGTAGCAAATGCAAGGGCCTCGGCCACAATAAGAAGACATGCGA GAAGGCAAATAAGATTTATGGATCTGATCCTCTACTTATCGCCATGGCAACTGAAGAACCTGAAGTCACTGCATGA
- the LOC107827270 gene encoding CBL-interacting serine/threonine-protein kinase 1-like, with protein sequence MVLVQQEDEIMQGEKKKGMRVGKYEIGRTLGEGNFGKVKYARHVDSGQSFAIKILEKARIVDLKFINQIKREIGSSKLLKHPNVVRLYEVLASKSKIYMVLEYVNGGELFDRIASKGKLKEAQGRKLFQQLIDGVSYCHNKGVFHRDLKLENVLIDSKGNIKITDFGLSALPQHFRSDGLLHTTCGSPNYVAPEILSNRGYDGATSDTWSCGVILYVILTGQLPFDDKNLAILYKKIFKGDVHIPKWLSLGAKNLLKRILDPNPRTRITMAEIKINEWFKQDYVPANPYEEDLECDHISTDNQVLTVQESAPVDTQRDPESHSLINAFQLIGMSSCLDLSGFFEKEDISERKIRFTSNLLPKQLLDRIENTVTQMGFQVQKRHGRLKVLQECKGQKCPTTLSVVAQVFEISPSLYVVEIQKSSGDSTVYRQLCNRISSDLGVQRTREILI encoded by the exons ATGGTATTGGTACAACAAGAGGACGAAATAATGCAAGgtgaaaagaagaaaggaatgcgAGTAGGAAAATACGAAATTGGAAGGACTCTTGGTGAGGGCAATTTTGGCAAAGTGAAGTACGCGAGGCATGTTGACTCTGGCCAATCTTTCGCCATTAAGATTTTGGAGAAGGCTCGAATCGTGGACCTCAAGTTTATCAATCAG ATTAAGAGGGAGATTGGAAGTTCAAAACTCCTCAAACATCCTAACGTTGTAAGATTGTATGAG GTATTAGCAAGCAAAAGCAAGATTTACATGGTGCTGGAATACGTGAATGGTGGTGAATTATTTGACAGAATT gCTTCCAAAGGAAAACTCAAAGAGGCACAGGGTAGGAAACTCTTTCAACAATTGATTGATGGTGTTAGTTACTGTCACAATAAAGGTGTCTTCCACAGAGACCTCAAG CTAGAAAACGTACTCATTGATTCAAAAGGGAACATAAAAATAACGGACTTTGGGCTCAGTGCTTTACCCCAACATTTTAGG TCTGATGGTTTATTGCATACAACGTGCGGTAGTCCCAACTATGTTGCTCCTGAAATTCTATCTAACAGAGGATATGATGGCGCGACATCAGATACTTGGTCATGTGGTGTCATCTTATATGTAATTCTCACCGGTCAATTACCCTTTGATGATAAAAATTTAGCAATACTTtataaaaag ATATTTAAGGGGGATGTTCATATACCGAAGTGGCTATCCTTAGGAGCAAAAAACCTTTTAAAGAGGATTCTTGATCCCAATCCACGTACTCGTATAACAATGGCAGAAATCAAAATAAACGAATGGTTCAAACAAGATTATGTTCCAGCAAATCCTTATGAAGAAGATTTGGAATGTGATCATATATCAACAGATAATCAAGTCTTAACAGTACAAGAATCAGCA CCAGTTGACACGCAAAGAGATCCGGAATCACATTCCCTTATCAATGCCTTTCAACTAATAGGGATGTCATCATGTTTGGATCTTTCTGGATTTTTCGAGAAAGAG gACATTTCTGAGAGGAAAATCAGATTTACATCAAATCTCTTACCAAAACAGTTGCTGGACAGAATTGAGAATACAGTGACACAAATGGGATTTCAAGTCCAGAAAAGACATGGAAGG TTGAAAGTGTTGCAAGAGTGCAAAGGACAAAAATGCCCAACTACTCTCTCGGTAGTCGCACAG GTATTCGAGATTAGCCCGTCTTTGTATGTCGTAGAGATACAAAAGTCTTCGGGGGATTCTACAGTATATAGACAG TTGTGTAATAGGATATCGAGTGATTTGGGTGTACAACGGACTCGGGAGATCTTAATTTAG